In one Saimiri boliviensis isolate mSaiBol1 chromosome 19, mSaiBol1.pri, whole genome shotgun sequence genomic region, the following are encoded:
- the FCGR1A gene encoding high affinity immunoglobulin gamma Fc receptor I isoform X1, translating into MWLLTVLLLWVPVDGQVDPTKAGITLQPPWVSVFQEETVTLQCVGPRVPGNSATLWFLNGTATPTSTPSYSIASASDRDSGEYRCRTGLSVLSDPVQLEVRRDWLLLQVSSRVVMEGEPLALRCHAWKNKQVYNVFYYQNGKVIKSFNRNSDLTIPKTNINHNGIYHCSGMGRNRYTSAGVSVTVKELFPAPVLKASVTSPLLEGNLVTLSCETNLLRQRPGLQLSFAFYMGSKTLQGRNTSSEYQILAARSEDSGLYWCEAATEDGDFLKRSPELELQVRGLQSPTPVWFHFLFYVVVGIMFLVDTVLCVTIWKELKRKKKWNLEIPLDSAHEKKVTSDLQKHRH; encoded by the exons ATGTGGCTCTTGACAGTTCTGCTCCTTTGGG TTCCAGTTGACGGGCAAGTGG ACCCCACAAAGGCCGGGATCACTTTGCAGCCTCCATGGGTCAGCGTGTTCCAAGAGGAAACCGTAACGTTACAGTGCGTGGGGCCCCGTGTGCCTGGGAACAGCGCCACACTGTGGTTTCTCAACGGTACAGCCACTCCGACCTCGACCCCCAGCTACAGCATCGCCTCTGCCAGCGACAGAGACAGTGGTGAATACAGGTGCCGGACAGGTCTCTCAGTGCTAAGTGACCCCGTGCAGCTGGAAGTCCGCAGAG ACTGGCTGCTACTCCAGGTCTCCAGCAGAGTCGTCATGGAAGGAGAGCCTCTGGCATTGAGGTGTCATGCGTGGAAGAATAAGCAGGTGTACAATGTGTTTTACTATCAAAATGGCAAAGTCATCAAGTCTTTCAACCGGAACTCTGATCTCACCATTCCGAAAACCAACATAAATCACAATGGAATCTACCATTGCTCAGGCATGGGAAGGAATCGTTACACATCAGCAGGAGTGTCTGTCACTGTGAAAG AGCTATTTCCAGCTCCAGTGCTGAAGGCGTCTGTGACATCCCCGCTCCTGGAGGGGAATCTAGTCACCCTGAGCTGTGAAACAAACTTGCTCCGGCAGAGGCCGGGTTTGCAGCTCTCCTTCGCCTTCTACATGGGCAGCAAGACCCTGCAAGGCAGGAATACATCCTCTGAATACCAAATATTAGCTGCTAGAAGTGAAGACTCTGGGCTTTACTGGTGCGAGGCTGCCACAGAAGACGGAGACTTCCTTAAGCGCAGCCCTGAGCTGGAGCTTCAGGTGCGCG gccTCCAGTCACCAACTCCTGTctggtttcatttccttttctatgtGGTCGTGGGAATTATGTTTTTAGTGGACACTGTTCTCTGCGTGACAATATGGaaagaactgaaaagaaagaaaaagtggaattTAGAAATCCCTTTGGATTCTGCTCATGAGAAGAAGGTAACTTCTGACCTGCAAAAACACAGACATTGA
- the FCGR1A gene encoding high affinity immunoglobulin gamma Fc receptor I isoform X2 codes for MWLLTVLLLWVPVDGQVDPTKAGITLQPPWVSVFQEETVTLQCVGPRVPGNSATLWFLNGTATPTSTPSYSIASASDRDSGEYRCRTGLSVLSDPVQLEVRRDWLLLQVSSRVVMEGEPLALRCHAWKNKQVYNVFYYQNGKVIKSFNRNSDLTIPKTNINHNGIYHCSGMGRNRYTSAGVSVTVKELFPAPVLKASVTSPLLEGNLVTLSCETNLLRQRPGLQLSFAFYMGSKTLQGRNTSSEYQILAARSEDSGLYWCEAATEDGDFLKRSPELELQASSHQLLSGFISFSMWSWELCF; via the exons ATGTGGCTCTTGACAGTTCTGCTCCTTTGGG TTCCAGTTGACGGGCAAGTGG ACCCCACAAAGGCCGGGATCACTTTGCAGCCTCCATGGGTCAGCGTGTTCCAAGAGGAAACCGTAACGTTACAGTGCGTGGGGCCCCGTGTGCCTGGGAACAGCGCCACACTGTGGTTTCTCAACGGTACAGCCACTCCGACCTCGACCCCCAGCTACAGCATCGCCTCTGCCAGCGACAGAGACAGTGGTGAATACAGGTGCCGGACAGGTCTCTCAGTGCTAAGTGACCCCGTGCAGCTGGAAGTCCGCAGAG ACTGGCTGCTACTCCAGGTCTCCAGCAGAGTCGTCATGGAAGGAGAGCCTCTGGCATTGAGGTGTCATGCGTGGAAGAATAAGCAGGTGTACAATGTGTTTTACTATCAAAATGGCAAAGTCATCAAGTCTTTCAACCGGAACTCTGATCTCACCATTCCGAAAACCAACATAAATCACAATGGAATCTACCATTGCTCAGGCATGGGAAGGAATCGTTACACATCAGCAGGAGTGTCTGTCACTGTGAAAG AGCTATTTCCAGCTCCAGTGCTGAAGGCGTCTGTGACATCCCCGCTCCTGGAGGGGAATCTAGTCACCCTGAGCTGTGAAACAAACTTGCTCCGGCAGAGGCCGGGTTTGCAGCTCTCCTTCGCCTTCTACATGGGCAGCAAGACCCTGCAAGGCAGGAATACATCCTCTGAATACCAAATATTAGCTGCTAGAAGTGAAGACTCTGGGCTTTACTGGTGCGAGGCTGCCACAGAAGACGGAGACTTCCTTAAGCGCAGCCCTGAGCTGGAGCTTCAG gccTCCAGTCACCAACTCCTGTctggtttcatttccttttctatgtGGTCGTGGGAATTATGTTTTTAG
- the LOC120360177 gene encoding uncharacterized protein LOC120360177, with protein sequence MDPTIPVLPKPDRPWSSRVKLGRSRVPAGRPPSSPGPSEPPAARPRRAGPAPAPDAARAAARPPSRRGGRGPRALPALPASGALAAGRGAGAPAGSPVPRSGFPSPPRPRVRGGSAPRPAATPGGGCNRHRQARGGAAPGRPEGGVGGTRPPAGGGRGPSPTTELPSCRRVLTPAGPEDTMTWRFWGAAPESGAPPRTRANGTRTAHPSLSAARLPPADS encoded by the exons ATGGACCCAACTATTCCTGTTTTACCCAAGCCG GACAGGCCGTGGAGCTCGCGGGTGAAGCTCGGCCGTTCCCGAGTCCCTGCGGGGCGGCCCCCGAGCAGCCCGGGGCCCTCCGAGCCGCCGGCTGCCCGACCGCGCCGAGCCGGCCCCGCGCCTGCTCCTGACGCTGCGCGCGCGGCCGCGAGGCCTCCGAGTCGGCGGGGGGGGCGGGGCCCTCGCGCGCTCCCCGCGCTGCCCGCTTCCGGGGCGCTCGCGGCGGGCCGAGGCGCTGGGGCGCCCGCTGGGAGTCCGGTGCCGCGCTCCGGCTTCCCGTCACCTCCCCGTCCCCGTGTCCGGGGAGGCTCGGCCCCGCGCCCCGCGGCCACCCCCGGCGGCGGCTGCAACCGCCACAGACAGGCGCGAGGGGGCGCCGCGCCGGGCCGGCCCGAGGGCGGGGTCGGAGGGACTCGGCCGCCAGCCGGGGGAGGCCGCGGGCCCTCGCCGACGACGGAACTTCCGTCCTGCCGCCGGGTTCTCACGCCTGCCGGCCCCGAGGACACCATGACGTGGAGGTTTTGGGGGGCCGCCCCTGAGTCGGGTGCTCCTCCTCGTACTCGGGCGAATGGGACACGAACGGCCCACCCCTCGCTCTCTGCCGCCCGCCTGCCGCCGGCCGACTCCTAG
- the H2BC18 gene encoding histone H2B type 2-F, with the protein MPDPAKSAPAPKKGSKKAVTKVQKKDGKKRKRSRKESYSVYVYKVLKQVHPDTGISSKAMGIMNSFVNDIFERIAGEASRLAHYNKRSTITSREIQTAVRLLLPGELAKHAVSEGTKAVTKYTSSK; encoded by the coding sequence ATGCCGGATCCAGCAAAATCCGCTCCTGCTCCCAAAAAGGGCTCTAAAAAGGCTGTCACGAAAGTGCAGAAGAAGGACGGCAAGAAGCGCAAGCGCAGCCGCAAGGAGAGCTACTCCGTGTACGTGTACAAGGTGCTGAAGCAGGTCCACCCCGACACCGGCATCTCGTCCAAAGCCATGGGCATCATGAACTCCTTCGTCAACGACATCTTCGAGCGCATCGCGGGGGAGGCGTCCCGCCTGGCGCACTACAACAAGCGCTCCACCATCACGTCCCGCGAGATCCAGACGGCCGTGCGCCTGCTGCTGCCCGGCGAGCTGGCCAAGCACGCCGTGTCCGAGGGCACCAAGGCGGTCACCAAGTACACCAGCTCCAAGTAA
- the LOC120360185 gene encoding histone H3 gives MARTKQTARKSTGGKAPRKQLATKAARKSAPATGGVKKPHRYRPGTVALREIRRYQKSTELLIRKLPFQRLVREIAQDFKTDLRFQSSAVMALQEASEAYLVGLFEDTNLCAIHAKRVTIMPKDIQLARRIRGERA, from the coding sequence ATGGCCCGTACGAAGCAGACTGCCCGCAAGTCGACCGGCGGCAAAGCCCCGAGGAAGCAGCTGGCCACCAAGGCGGCCCGCAAGAGCGCGCCGGCCACGGGCGGGGTGAAGAAGCCGCACCGTTACCGTCCGGGCACCGTGGCCCTGCGCGAGATCCGGCGCTACCAGAAGTCCACGGAGCTGCTGATCCGCAAGCTGCCCTTCCAGCGGCTGGTGCGCGAGATCGCGCAGGACTTTAAGACGGACCTGCGCTTCCAGAGCTCGGCCGTGATGGCGCTGCAGGAGGCCAGCGAGGCCTACCTGGTGGGGCTGTTCGAAGACACGAACCTGTGCGCCATCCACGCCAAGCGCGTGACCATCATGCCCAAGGACATCCAGCTGGCCCGCCGCATCCGCGGGGAGCGAGCCTAA